In Spirosoma pollinicola, the genomic window GCCTATTGGGTGGAAACGGTTGGCAAACGACGCGCCAACTGGCGATATACTCAGTGTGCTGAAATTGTTGCGGCCACTGGCGAAACCGAAAAAACAGCATTATTCAAGACCGGAATACCGGACCACCTATAGCCTAAACCCCGATATGCTTCGCAATTACGTTAAAATCGGATTCAGAAATCTTGTTAAGAACAAGGTCTATTCGGGCATTAACATTGGCGGATTAGCGCTGGGTATAGCCTGCTGCCTGCTCATCAGCCTTTATGTGTATGACGAATTCAGTTACGACCGGTTCAACGCCAATTACAGGCATATTTACCGGATTGTTGAACGACAGAAACAGCCCGAAGGTATTTTCGATGTAGCGACTACACCGGGTCCGCTGGCTGCTACCCTTACGAAGGACTTTCCGGAAGTACAGCGTACTACCCGTGTTGGTCGGTGGAACGGGCTACTGACGCAGGGCCGCCACCTGATCGAGCCGGAGCATTTTTTGATTGTTGATCCCAGCTTTTTCACCCTGTTCACGTACCCACTCGTGTTGGGCGATACCAGCACAGTTTTCCGGGGACCCAACGAAGTGGTTTTTAGTGAAGCTGCCGCCGAACGTTTTTTTGGTCCCGACTGGCGTCAGAAGAATGTGTTGGGGCAATCCATTAAACTCAATAATGAACAGGTACTCAAGCTGGTGGGTGTAGCCAAAAATCCGCCCATTCAGTCGAGTATCCAGTTTGATGTGCTGATTCCATTCAAGTGGCTCGAACGCAACGACGAATGGAGTATGAAATGGAACAGCAACAGCTACCACACCTACGTTCAACTCCGGCCAGATGCAGTCAGGGAAGCGGTCAGCCCAGTCTTCTTCGGCACCAAAATTCGGGAGCAGCTTAAGCGATACGATTCAAGGAATGAAACGCCACTGCTTTTACAACCCTTATCGGACATTTATCTGTATTCGAAATTTGCCTTCCAAACCGATTATGGCAAACGCAGCGACATCGCCTACATCCGCATCTTTGTGGCCGTTGGGCTCATTGTGCTGCTTATTGCCGTAGTTAACTTCATCAATTTAGCAACCGCACGGGCGTCGCAGCGGGCAAAAGAAGTGGGCGTCCGCAAAAGCGTTGGGGCACAGCGGTCAAGTTTAATTGCCCAGTTTTTAGGAGAAGCCTTCCTGATGACGAGCCTTGCCATGCTGGCGGCTCTGTTTCTGGCCGAACTACTACTGCCCGTATTCAATGACCTGACTACTAAAACGCTGAAAATCCCCTATCAGCTTCCGGCCTTCTGGCTCGTATTGATTGGTCTGACTGTCGTAGTCAGTTTATTGACGGGCCTTTATCCTGCGTTCTTCCTTTCGTCATTCCGGCCTGTCAGCGTATTAAAAACGGGTATCGCTGGTCAATTTGCCAATGCACGAACAGGGCTGAGTCTTCGGCAATCACTAGTGGTGGGCCAATTTGTTCTATCTATTGCACTGGCCATCAGTACGGTAGTCATCTATCGACAACTAGCTTATTTGCAGAGCACCAAACTGGGATTCGATAAATCACAATTGCTCTACGTTGGGCTCAAAGGCGATTTGAAACAAAATGCCCAGCGATTCAAGACTGAAGTGGCGCAATTGCCGGGGGTGGAACAGACGTCCGCTGCCACGAGCAATCTGGTCGACATGAATAATAGTACAACTATTGAATGGGAAGGCCAGATGCCAAAAGATGAATTTTTGATCACTCAGATGAACATAGACGCCGACTTTATAAAGACAACCGGCATGTCGATAGCAGCGGGGCGGAATTTCTCGGCTCAGATTACGAGCGATACACTAGGCAAACTCGGGGCTTACATGATCAACGAAACGGCGGCCAAACGTATGGGCTGGACACCCGCTAAAGCACTGGGCAAACGGGTCAAGTTTTGGGGAACGGATGGCTTCATCATCGGTGTCGTGAAAGACTTCCATTTCCGTCCCCTGCGCGTTAGTATAGAACCGTTTATTTTCCGGTTTCGGCCCAAGGAGTTTTATTTCACGCTATTGGTTAAAACTAAACCCAATCTAGTAGCCCACACCCTGACTGATGTAGCCGGCGTATACAAAAAACTAGACCCTAGCACCCCCATCTCTTATGGCTTCGTTGATCAGGATCTTGATAAGCAGTACCAGTCCGAACAACGTATCGGTCGGGTTATTCTCTACTTTGCCATCCTCACAATTCTGGTTT contains:
- a CDS encoding permease prefix domain 2-containing transporter; translation: MQPPRWAQKLIETYGHPDTLEEVQGDLLELYAYWVETVGKRRANWRYTQCAEIVAATGETEKTALFKTGIPDHL
- a CDS encoding ABC transporter permease; the encoded protein is MLRNYVKIGFRNLVKNKVYSGINIGGLALGIACCLLISLYVYDEFSYDRFNANYRHIYRIVERQKQPEGIFDVATTPGPLAATLTKDFPEVQRTTRVGRWNGLLTQGRHLIEPEHFLIVDPSFFTLFTYPLVLGDTSTVFRGPNEVVFSEAAAERFFGPDWRQKNVLGQSIKLNNEQVLKLVGVAKNPPIQSSIQFDVLIPFKWLERNDEWSMKWNSNSYHTYVQLRPDAVREAVSPVFFGTKIREQLKRYDSRNETPLLLQPLSDIYLYSKFAFQTDYGKRSDIAYIRIFVAVGLIVLLIAVVNFINLATARASQRAKEVGVRKSVGAQRSSLIAQFLGEAFLMTSLAMLAALFLAELLLPVFNDLTTKTLKIPYQLPAFWLVLIGLTVVVSLLTGLYPAFFLSSFRPVSVLKTGIAGQFANARTGLSLRQSLVVGQFVLSIALAISTVVIYRQLAYLQSTKLGFDKSQLLYVGLKGDLKQNAQRFKTEVAQLPGVEQTSAATSNLVDMNNSTTIEWEGQMPKDEFLITQMNIDADFIKTTGMSIAAGRNFSAQITSDTLGKLGAYMINETAAKRMGWTPAKALGKRVKFWGTDGFIIGVVKDFHFRPLRVSIEPFIFRFRPKEFYFTLLVKTKPNLVAHTLTDVAGVYKKLDPSTPISYGFVDQDLDKQYQSEQRIGRVILYFAILTILVSCLGLFGLTAFTAEQRTKEIGIRKVLGASVTSIVALLSKDFLRLVLIALVIASPIAWYAMNQWLQSFAYKTDFEWWMPALAGLMAVCIALLTISFQSIKAAIANPVKSLRNE